In Limosilactobacillus panis, a single genomic region encodes these proteins:
- a CDS encoding type IIL restriction-modification enzyme MmeI produces MPTRQQAAREFVKTWSTDNKGREDADRQTFWNDLLQRVYGIDNYYDYITYEKDVQVKADGKVTTRRIDGYIPSTKSI; encoded by the coding sequence ATGCCAACACGACAACAAGCAGCACGAGAATTTGTGAAGACCTGGTCTACTGATAATAAAGGGCGAGAGGACGCAGATCGACAGACCTTCTGGAACGATTTACTACAACGAGTTTATGGAATTGACAACTACTATGACTACATTACCTATGAAAAAGATGTTCAGGTAAAAGCTGATGGCAAAGTAACCACTCGAAGAATTGATGGGTATATTCCTTCTACCAAAAGTATCTAG
- the mscL gene encoding large-conductance mechanosensitive channel protein MscL: MIKEFKDFISRGNVVDMAVGIIVGAAFTSIVKSLVNNLVDPLIGIFVGKIDLSNLVLTIGDAQFKYGSFLNSVINFLIISFVVFLMVKAINRFRNKKEEEPAKLSEEAQYLKEITELLKKNEGK, encoded by the coding sequence ATGATTAAAGAATTTAAAGACTTTATTTCACGAGGAAATGTTGTTGACATGGCAGTCGGGATTATCGTTGGGGCTGCATTTACATCAATCGTTAAGTCGTTGGTTAATAACCTTGTCGACCCGTTAATTGGGATATTCGTTGGTAAGATCGACCTTTCTAATCTCGTCTTGACAATTGGCGATGCCCAGTTCAAATACGGTAGTTTTCTTAACTCAGTAATTAACTTTTTGATCATCTCCTTTGTCGTTTTCCTGATGGTTAAAGCGATTAACCGCTTCAGAAATAAAAAGGAGGAAGAACCTGCAAAATTAAGTGAAGAGGCTCAATACCTCAAAGAAATTACTGAGCTGTTAAAGAAAAATGAAGGTAAATAA
- a CDS encoding replication initiation protein, whose product MLQDKKMDVALNNVLTRQDYLVTQGNDLARAFGNLTSFEHKVLDYCFSYVKKEDTADMIYSAKALDIIHHLGLNSSGKNYQRIVKAFKGLNENTAIYLVITKPSGDKGILMTSLFDRIACFESGQIDFRFSRDVAKYVFQLKKNFYSFKLGELARVRSKYTLTLMKLWNANSMGKLTNTTLKGTLEEWEFWFLGTNNDGSPRTMPAGVFKRDVLKHAERELKKLYPDTQLFLETKKNGVKVVGYNLDIVRLHTHLDF is encoded by the coding sequence ATGCTCCAAGATAAGAAAATGGACGTAGCTCTGAATAATGTCTTAACTCGACAAGATTATCTTGTTACGCAAGGCAATGATTTAGCCAGGGCTTTCGGTAACTTAACTTCATTTGAACATAAAGTTTTAGATTATTGTTTTTCCTACGTTAAAAAGGAAGATACTGCTGATATGATATATTCTGCTAAAGCTTTGGACATTATTCATCATCTTGGATTGAATTCTAGTGGAAAAAACTACCAGCGAATAGTAAAAGCCTTTAAAGGCCTTAATGAAAATACCGCTATATATCTTGTTATAACTAAGCCAAGTGGGGATAAAGGAATACTTATGACTTCTCTCTTTGACAGGATAGCCTGCTTTGAAAGTGGTCAAATTGATTTTAGATTTTCACGTGACGTGGCTAAATATGTATTTCAACTAAAAAAGAATTTCTATTCCTTTAAACTTGGTGAGTTGGCACGGGTTCGTAGCAAATATACTTTAACGTTAATGAAATTATGGAATGCTAACAGTATGGGAAAATTAACTAATACAACACTTAAAGGAACACTTGAAGAATGGGAGTTTTGGTTTCTAGGGACAAATAATGATGGTAGTCCTAGAACAATGCCCGCTGGTGTATTTAAGAGAGATGTCCTTAAGCATGCAGAACGGGAATTAAAAAAACTTTATCCTGATACTCAATTATTTTTAGAAACCAAGAAAAATGGTGTTAAAGTGGTTGGCTACAATCTGGACATCGTTAGGCTACATACACATTTAGATTTTTAA